A genomic window from Triticum urartu cultivar G1812 chromosome 7, Tu2.1, whole genome shotgun sequence includes:
- the LOC125522570 gene encoding BTB/POZ and MATH domain-containing protein 1-like, with the protein MAVPQSPRIWATSSSTCTLERAGGAHFFRIDGYSLCKGLGKGNFIPSATFAIGGHDWRLLFYPDGDTEARNGSISVHLELMDEGVEVRALYDLTLFKQAEPTSGCFVWTKPTEPVVFSRSPGKTSHRGHSNFAGRSMLEAWSYLYFPRDVLIVKCKLLVIKLKEAQIPKTRMNFETIQVPPSDLSHNLGSLLEAGEESDVSFKVKDEVFTAHKIVLAMRSPVFKAELYGPMRDKCRQSIAIEDMEPAVFKALLHFIYTDELPPMDDLDGDDDKEEMVKHLLVASDRYAMERMKLMCERKLCKFLDAKTVAATLALADQYHCSKLKDACIGFINSLDRMDEVMTSTGYQHLKRACPTICIDMWENAAKARKI; encoded by the coding sequence ATGGCGGTACCCCAGAGCCCACGGATCTGGgcgacctcgtcctcgacctgCACCCTGGAGAGGGCGGGGGGCGCGCACTTCTTCAGGATCGACGGCTACAGCCTGTGCAAGGGCCTCGGCAAGGGCAACTTCATCCCGTCGGCCACCTTCGCCATCGGCGGCCACGACTGGCGCCTCCTCTTCTACCCCGACGGCGACACGGAGGCCAGAAACGGCTCCATCTCGGTCCACCTCGAGCTCATGGACGAGGGCGTGGAGGTGAGGGCGCTGTACGATCTGACGCTGTTCAAGCAAGCCGAACCGACGTCGGGGTGCTTCGTGTGGACAAAACCGACGGAGCCGGTGGTGTTCAGCCGCTCCCCTGGTAAAACCTCGCACCGTGGCCATTCCAATTTCGCGGGGAGGAGCATGCTCGAAGCGTGGTCGTACCTGTACTTCCCCCGCGACGTCCTTATCGTTAAGTGCAAGCTCCTTGTTATCAAGCTCAAGGAAGCACAGATACCAAAAACCAGAATGAACTTTGAGACCATCCAAGTGCCGCCTTCAGACCTGTCGCATAATCTTGGAAGTTTGCTCGAGGCGGGGGAGGAATCGGATGTGTCTTTCAAGGTCAAAGATGAGGTTTTCACTGCCCATAAGATCGTCCTCGCAATGCGGTCGCCGGTCTTCAAGGCGGAGCTCTATGGGCCGATGAGGGACAAGTGCCGGCAGAGCATAGCCATTGAAGACATGGAGCCCGCTGTTTTCAAAGCGCTGCTTCACTTTATCTACACAGATGAGTTGCCGCCCATGGACGACCTTGATGGTGATGATGACAAAGAAGAAATGGTCAAGCATTTGCTCGTGGCTTCGGATAGGTATGCCATGGAAAGGATGAAGTTGATGTGCGAGAGAAAACTTTGCAAGTTTCTTGATGCCAAGACTGTGGCGGCCACGTTAGCTCTTGCAGACCAGTATCATTGCAGCAAGCTCAAAGATGCTTGCATTGGATTTATCAACTCTTTGGACAGAATGGATGAAGTGATGACTAGTACAGGTTATCAACACCTGAAAAGAGCATGTCCTACTATCTGTATTGATATGTGGGAGAATGCCGCCAAGGCTCGCAAAATATAG